A region of the Chloroflexota bacterium genome:
AAGTTCGTCGCGTACCGCAAGGCGCTGATCGAACGCGGCATCTACAAGCTGCCGGTCAACCTCAAGCGCAACCACATCAGCCTCGCGCACACGCTGGCCGACGTGGATGAGACACTGGAAAAGGCCGAGGCGGCGATGAGGACAGTACTTCAGTAGACAGCAGTCAGTAGCCAGAAGGCAGTGAACAGTAAACCGTGAACAGTGGACGGTAAAGTCGGGCGAATTGTCGCCGCCGGCCGTCCGTTTGTCCGTTTTTCGTCCGTTGTCTAATCCGTTGACCACATTCATCCAGATCACCGACCATCACCTGCGTGAGAGCGAAGGCGCGCTGACGCGCGGCTATTCGACGTGGCACGCGCTGCGCGCCGTGCTGCGCCATATCGCACGCCACCACGCGAACGTGGATTTCATCGTCTCGACCGGCGATCTGGTGAACAGTGGCGGCGATGGCGACCTGACCGGGGTGGACGTCGACACGCAGTACCAGACTGTGCGGCGCGCGTTGAGCATCACGGGGGGCGCTGAACCGCCAGGCCCGCTGGCGCTGACGGCCGAGGGGCTGCGGGACATGCCGCTGTACGTGCTGCCCGGTAATCTCGATCCGCGCGAGGCGTTCTTCCGCAACCTGTTTCCGGCGTCGCCCCTGCGCGCGATGAACGTGTCGTTCATGCACGGCGGCGTGCGATTCGTGTGCGTGGACTGGGGCGAAGGTGACGCGGCAGCCAGCACGCCGGCCATGTTCGAGTTTCTGGCCCGGGCCCTGGCCGGCGGCCTGCCATCGGTCATCCTGATGCACCATCACGTCGTCCCGTCGGGTCTGCCGCTCTGGGATTCGTGGATCGCGCCCGATGTGGCCGCGTTCTGGGCGATCGTCGCGGGGCGCAACGTGCTGGGCATTTTCAGCGGCCACACACACGCCACGTTTGAGTCCCGCGCGCGCGGCATACCGGTCTTCGGGCTGCGCTCGACGTCGTATGCGTATACCCAACTCGGAGACGATGTGCTGCCGGTGCTGCGGCCGCCGCATTACCGGGTGGTCACGGTTTCCGCGAATGCATTGACCACCGCAATCGTGGA
Encoded here:
- a CDS encoding metallophosphoesterase; protein product: MTTFIQITDHHLRESEGALTRGYSTWHALRAVLRHIARHHANVDFIVSTGDLVNSGGDGDLTGVDVDTQYQTVRRALSITGGAEPPGPLALTAEGLRDMPLYVLPGNLDPREAFFRNLFPASPLRAMNVSFMHGGVRFVCVDWGEGDAAASTPAMFEFLARALAGGLPSVILMHHHVVPSGLPLWDSWIAPDVAAFWAIVAGRNVLGIFSGHTHATFESRARGIPVFGLRSTSYAYTQLGDDVLPVLRPPHYRVVTVSANALTTAIVEVPL